Genomic segment of Flavobacteriales bacterium:
GACAATGTTACAGGATGTACCAAAAGAGATACCGTTGATATTACCGTAATGAGCACACCAACCATTTATGCAGGTACAGACAAAGTTGCCTGTAAAGGTGGGGCTGGGGTTCAAATAGGCCTACCTGCGTTGCACAATGTAACCTATAGTTGGAGTCCATCTACAGGATTAAGCTCAAGCAAAGTGGCACAACCTATAGCCAACCCCAATTCAACAACGGTGTACACACTAACGGCAACTTTCCCTGGTTGTGGAGCAACAGCAACCGACCAAGTGGTAGTAACCGTAAGCGATCCTTCGTTCACAATGTCTGATATTCAATACTGCCCAAGTTCAGGGCCGGTGGACATTGGTACGAATGCTCCAACAGGCATGACTTCTTATTCATGGTCGCCTGCACATTTGGTTTCTGATCCATCAATTAGAAACCCCTCCACCAATGTTGGTCAACCCACAACGTTTACACTTACCGTAACAAATTCAAATGGTTGTAGTGCCAAAGCTTCGTTGTTGGTATCACCGAATAATCCGGCACCTATTGCCGGAGAAGATGCAACTATTTGCACAGGGGATGAAGTAACGTTGGGTTCTGTTGACAACACAACAGGTACATTCGCATGGAGTCCTTCAACCAATTTGTCTTGTGGTTCTTGTGCAGAGCCCGTATTTAGTACGAATTCGGCCGGAACATATAGAATAGTGCTAACACAAACGGTAGCGGATAAATTTGGTACTTGTGTCAATTCAGATACTGTAGATATTACGGTTAAAGCATATACCCAGCCTGTGCTTGCCACAAGTTATTCAACATGTAGTGGTAATTCAATTGAAATTGGGTATCAAGCAGTAGCGGGTATAGATTACTATTGGTCTCCGTCAAATCTTGTAAGCGACCCTTACAGTTCTATTACCACCACTACTGTTACTACCAGCCAGTTATTTACACTCGTTGCCATCAACCCTGACGGTTGTGTAAAAGAGCAATCAACTTTTGTAGCGGTAAGCCCAATTGCGGCACCTACCATTACCATGAGTGATTTGACCCTTTGTTTGAGCGGAGGCACAGGTAATTTTAACCCGTCAATTTCGCCAAGTGGAACATATACTTATCTATGGACACCACCCACAGGATTGAGCAATCCAAACATTCAAAACCCGAATGTTTCGCCTATCACCAGCGGTGTGACAACTTACGAATTGACTGCAACAAACCAAGCAAATGGTTGCTTTGGAACAGAAACAGCCAATCTGAATGTCATAAATTGTACACCACTACCGGTAGAGATAATAGCTTTTGATGCCAATTGGAAAGGTCAGGCGGTTGAGGTTGTTTGGAGCACAGCGTCTGAGATGAACAACAGTCACTTTATTGTAGAACGCAGTATTGATGGAGGTTTGACCTATATAGAAATAGGCTTTGTATCAACAGAGGCAGAAAACGGAAATTCAAATTATGTAATCGACTACTCCTTTATAGACAAAGATGCCAACATGATGCCTGGTAATAAAGTATGTTATAGGCTAAAACAAGTGGATTACGATGGCAATTGGGTATTTGTTGGAGCGAAATGTTTAAACAAAAATTCAAAAGAAACATTGGATTATGTTCTGTATCCAAATCCTGCCGACGATAAATTGAATATATCGTTTGGTTCGGAAACAACACAAATACTTCAGTTGAGAATTACCAATAGTTTAGGACAGGAAATGTTAGCCAATGGAGTAATGGATGTTTATTCAAATGAAACATATAGCTTCGATTTATCAGATTGGGCTTCAGGTATTTACACTATTGAGGTAATGGAAGTTAATCGGGTAAATGTTAAAAAGTTGATTGTTCGATAAGAATATCAACAAGAGCCAAAACACTTTTCAGTTTGAATCATATTAAAATTCCTCCACCTCGGTGGGGGAATTTTTTTTATGCACGGTTATTTTACTGTTTTTGAAAGCGATGTTCAATTTTTTGAAGAAATTTGAAAAAAAATAAAAATCGCACGCAACGTTTTCTAAATCGTGTGTGTCATAGCATTGGAAAACAAAAAACAACATACCACTGGCGAGGATTGGATGAAGAGCGATGAAGACTTGATAAGGGCTTGTATTAAAGAAAATCGTGAGGCTCAGGGTTTGTTGTATAAAAAATATGCCAATAAAATGTTTGCGGTTTGCATGAGATACTGCAACAGCCGCGAAGAGGCAGAAGATGTTTTGCAAGATGGCTTTATAAAAGTGTTTGACAAAATATCAAAATATAGGGGCGATGGGAGTTTTGAAGGGTGGATTAGAACCATAATGGTAAACACCTCCCTCAGAAGTTGGGATAAAAGAGCCATGAAATTTGAGCCGGGAAATATTGATGATATTGCGGAGCCGGCGGTAGATGAAAAAGTGTTGAGCAATATAGGGGCAAAAGACATTATGGATATGTTAGCCCGATTGCCCGAAGGATATAAAGTGGTTTTTAACCTATTTGCAATTGAAGGTTATAGCCACAAAGAAATTGGAGAAATACTAAATGTCAATGAAAGCACGTCTCGCTCGCAATATGCAAGAGCCAGGCAATCGTTGATAAAGATGTTAGAAAAAGTTGAAAGTAAAGCAAAAGCGAGTTAAACATTAGAATGAAACAAGAAATGTTTGAAAATAAAATGAAGGAGTTGATGCACAACTACGAGGTTGAAGCTCCCGACTTGATGAACAAAGTTTTTGAAAAAAGAACACCACTTTATGTGTTTGCAAATAAATTGGCTTTGCACAAATACAAATTATTGGTGGCCACTTTGGCCATTGGCGTTTTGTTTTGGTTTGGATTCAATAAAGAATTGAACGGACGATTTGATGCAAAACCAACGCACCAAGCCCAACAAACAGTGGAGAATAAGGCAAGTTCGGATGAGACAACATTTAATGATGACGTAAACGAGAAAGTTGTCAAATCTGCTGAAAACGAAGTTTCAACAGAAATCAATGGAAATATTTCTTTGGTTGATTTGAATAAAAAAGCCGCCAAACAAACACAAATCACGGCCGACAAAAACATCACCATTCACAATGAAACTACTGCTGAAAGAGAAATTGAAACGCCTGAAATTGTTGAAATTGATGAACATAAACTTCCAAATGAAAAAGTGGAAGAAGTGAATCCACAAGTTGAAAATCCGAAAATCGAGGTGGTACAGACCGAAGAAAAGACCGTGGATAAAATGATTGATGAAATAGAGGATGAAAAACCTCTTGTGGCAGAAACTGAAGATGATGGGGCAAATGAAAACAAACAGATAGGTGATTTAATCATTAAACCTTCCAAATGGTCAGCTTCTTTGGCTTATGGGCCAAGCATTGGAGTCCGCAAATTTGCTGGAGAAGGTGAAAATACATTGATTGACGCACGAAATTTATCCGAGAAACAACGCTACTCGCATGCCGCCGACCTTTTAGTTTCTTACCGCTTTAAACCAGCTTTTGAGGCTTTTGTTGGGGCTTCTTATTTTGACAGACGGGAAAAAATGAGTTATCAAAAAACTACTTCTACCAATAACATGTTCATCACGTCTCATACCGTAAAGGAATATCATCCGGTGTTTGGTGTACGAGATGTTACCATTTATGATACCACATTTAGCACAACTACCACAACTCAAAATTTTGTAAGTAAAAATAGCTACCAACATCTTACCTTGCCTATAGGTTTGCGAATGGGGCATTATAGAGCAAAAGATGGAATCTACATCTCTGCCTCTACCGGACTTGATTTTGTTTTGAAAACCAGAGGTATGGTAATGGACGAAAATTTATTACCAATAGATTTAGGCAGTGGGTTTAAGCGAATGACCATTGGCAATTCCATTTCAACCGGAGTTGGTTACACACGCTTGTTAAGTGCTAACTCAAGTTTGTTTGTAGAGTACAGACAACGATGGTATTTATCTCCAACAAATAGGGAAACATACCCAATAAACCAATTTGATAGAGCCCATAACCTTATGTTTGGTTGGAAATTTGGTTTTTAAGAGAGGTGAATAGATTACTTTTAATAGCACTTTTTAGTTTTGGAAACGTGGCATTATCATTTGCACAAAGTGATCAATCCATAATAAAAGCTGGAGATTTTGAAGCCATTGTGTTGGCCAACGGCAGTTGTTTTGCCAACAAAAAGGCCGAAATTTACAATGGTTTTAGTCAAAATTTAAACAATCATTTTTTTCGATATTCGGCCCCATGGATGGTCGGTGTTTTGCCCGATACTGTTCGAGCCAAGATCTCAATAAAGGCCACTCAACCCCAATTTTGGCCAGGGCCAATTGACACACTCAATGGAGAACCAAAAGATGCAATTAACTGGGCGAAAACATGGCCAATAAGCAGAGAAATAGTCAATTATCATCGAAAACATTACACAGAAGCAGAGTATATTCTTTCCGATGAAATAAAAAATTGGCCGGCCAAACACAACGAAACGAATGTGAGTGCCTATTTGGCTCCATTTATTGATTGGAATGTCAATGGAGTTTATGATCCTGAAAATGGCGATTATCCCAGTTTTATTGGCGACCAAGCAGTATATTTTATTGCAAATGATTTATACGGCGAAAATCTATTGCCAAACTCCCAAAAACTTGGTGTCGAAATTCAGGGATTGATTTACACCTATAATGACCCTATTCTACAAAATGTCTTGTTTAACACTTACTATGTCATCAACCGATCTTCAGATAATTATTCCCCTTTTTACTTTGGACAATTTTTAGATTTTGAATTAGGAAATTCGACAGATAATTATGTTGCCACAGATGTAAATAGAAATTTGTTTTATGGGTTTAATGGAGATGAAAATGATGAAAATTTCTTCAATAATAATTTGCCTCAAGGTGGAGTAATGTTTTTGGACAAAGAGCTGCATAGTAGCACAATTCTGATTGAAACAGACTCTGTTAGAGGATTTCCCCAAAACGAAAAGCAGGTATATAATTTGGCAGAAGGAATGTGGTTTAACGGGTTGTCCAAATTAAATTCTGGCAATGGTGTTTCCGAAGGAAGTAACACAAGATATATATATACAGACGAAAAATTTTCCGATGCTCATTCTCTAGATAATCCCGGCGAACGAAAAGGAGTGGCGTTTGTAAAATTTGACCGATTAAAAAGCCATGATTTTGTTAAAATAGAATTTGCGTTTATTGTTGGTGCCGACAGCATTTCAGGTCTTGAAAAATTTTTGGTCAAGTCGGATGATGTACGTGAGTTTTTCAACAATAAATTAACAGTTGACCATTTTGAAGATAATATAGAAGTGGGTGTTTATCCAAATCCCTTAAATTTAAATTTGGTTAATACACTATATATTAATGCTTTAAGCGTGGATTTGTATGACTGTATGGGGCATTATATCGTTACCTTGGAGCAAGTAAATTCTGCTGAAAATGAATTTAAAGTGCCATGCAACGAATCTTTTTCTTCAGGTATCTACTATCTAAATATCACAAGAAAAGGCGAAAAAAAGGCTTGGCAAAAGTTGGTAATTGTGAAGGATTGAACATGAAAATATGGAGTTTTAAGTAAAATAATTTAATTTAGCGAGTTATTAGTAGTATGGAGCGAGTAGTAAAAAGGCAAAAAGATATTATGAAACGACTGATTTACAGCATGTTAATGCTGTTTGGTATTTTATTTGGAGGCTTTCAGAAAGCAAATGCTACCCACGTTATGGGTGCGGATATCACATACAAATGTATTGATACCCTAAAATTTGAAATTTTTGTAAAATTTTATCGGCAATGTGCGGGGGTTCCTTTTAGCAATCCAAGTAGTTTAACGAAGGTAATTTGCACTACCTCGGGGGCATCTCAAGGTGTGAGCCTTTCATTGGTTGCCATCAGAGACGTTACCCCGGTTTGTGCCAAAACAAGCAATCCTTGTAAGCCCACCAACACCACTGCGAGTCAGGGTATTGAGGAGCATTTTTATAAAGGCACCATTGATTTTAATCAAGCTCCTTACAGCAATTTAATAAAAAACGGTTGTTGCACCATTAGGTTTGAAACTGGTCAATGTTGCCGTAATTCAAATATTACTACAGGTGCTGCAAATGCAAATTTCTACACGTATGCAACCATCAATATTTGCAAAGCTCCATGCAACAGTTCGCCTGCACTTACTACGGAGCCTATTGCTTATTTATGCTGTAATCAACCATTTTTCTATAATAACGGGGCATCAGATACGGCCAACTTTGACTCTATTTCGTATGCCTTTGCAAATCCGTTAAGTGGATTTAATCAGAATATTAGCTATAGTGGAAATTATACTAAAGATTATCCCTTTGAAGTGTATTATCCAGGTAGCTTAAAACCACCATACAAAAACCCAAATGCCAGCCCTCCAATTGGCATTTCGTTAGACCCTGAGACTGGGGATTTGATTTTTACACCTATAAAATGTGATGAGGTTACTGTTGCAGTTTTAGAAATGACCGAATGGAAGAAAAATCCTTCCACTGGGGCGATGGAGGTAATAGGTGTAACGCGGCGTGACATGCAATTTATTACAAAGACATGTCCTGATAATAACCCTCCCGTCATAAAGGGAGATTTTAAAAGAGAGACCTGTGAGGGTGAACAAATTTGTTACACCATTACCACGGAAGATAAAGTAAAAAAACCACCACCACCAGCCACACCGCCAGATCCGGATACGGTAACGATAAGTTGGAACCGAGGTATTCCTGGGGCGAGTTTTACGGTAATCAACCCAACGGCTATCAACCAATCGGGTAGATTTTGTTGGACTCCACCTATTGGCTCGGCCAGTACCATACCTTATACTTATACGGTTACGGCTCGCGACAATGCTTGCCCGTTGAATGCCGTAACGGTAAGGGCGTTTCAAATCATTGTTCATCCTATAGCCGAAGCCGACCGAATAATAACAAAATTGGATTGTGGAAGGTACGCCATTGAAAGCGAACCTTTCCCGAACTTTAGAAACCCTGCCAAATATACCTGGCAGCTAAAGGATACGAATGGTGTGGTGTTGTTTGACCGAAAATATGGATACTTTGAGAGCAGCAAAAACTTTTTGAGCAGTAAACAAAAGGATACGATTTTGTTCAGAAAAGGTGGAACGTATATTTTGCAACATACCATAAACAATCTGCCCGACTGTCCGAATGATTATTATGATACGATAGTTGTTCCGCCATTGTTGGAGGTTGATATAGCATTAGGACCTGACACTTTTGTGTGTGCAGGCACCACCTTGAGGCTTCAACCTCAAACCGCCAACGGATATCCACCGATTACATATAAATGGGGAACGGGCGACACGACCGATTACATTGATGTAGAAGTTCCGAATTGGACGAGCGACACCTCTTTTTACGTACAAATAAAAGATGGCAACAACTGTACAGCATGGGATAGCACCATTGTTTATTTACGCGAAAACCCATTGGTATTTATCGGGCCTGATAGACGAATATGTACGTACGATACCATCCACTTGGTGCCAAATGATAGTTTGGCCTATTGGGATGACCCGAGGGATACCTCAGAGATACGCATCCGACAAGGCGACACACTTTATAAAGAATGGTATCTGGATGGAGTGAAGATAAGCACCGACAGTATGCTGGTGGCCAATGTAAAAGGAGAGTATGTTATTCGGGTGGTAGATAGTTTGGGCTGTTTTTGGGAAGACACCATGATACTTCACGTAAACGACACAGTAAAAGCCGATGCAGGTCAAGATCAGGTATTGTGCTGGAATGATGTCGTTGTAATAGCGGCGGGAGGCTTAGACACGGCGGGCAATGCCAAGAGTGGTTGGTATGTGTGGAATGACATTACAAATCCGGCCAATGTAAAAGAATTTAGCCGGGACGACACCTTAAAATACAACATCAAAACAACGACCGATTACCAGTTGCAGTTGTATGTAATAGAAGATACCACGAGGTGTTATGACGATGATACGGTAAAAATAACGGTCAACCCGCTGCCAACGGTAAAAATGCCAAACGATATGGCCGTGTGCCGCGATGCGGGGGTAATTACGTTAAACATCTTAGAGGATGCCGCCACTAAAGGTGGAGCATGGTCTGTTCCTTCAAAACCCGGATTGGTTATTAAATCAGGTACTCAATATCAATTTGATACTTGGAATGCCGGAGCCATAAAAGACACCACCAAGCGATATGAGGTGTATTATCGTTATGTACATCCTTCCACAGGATGTGTACGCACGGACTCATTTGAGATAAAAGTATTCCCCTTGCCTGAGGTAAGCATTCGTGACGGATATTTCTGTCAAGACAAAGGTTTTGTAAACTTTAGAGACGATGGCACGATAAAATTGCCGTCAAAACTGAAGTTGGATTTGGGTACACAGCAATGGAATTGTTTGGAGTGCGGAGCGTATGATTGGTCAAAAATGTTGTACAATGCAGAAACCCGCTTTGGTTTTCCGGCCAATTATGAGATAGACATCAGCGAGAACACCATAGACTTGGGAAGCCGTCCGTCGGATTCCATCAAAATAGAATTTGTGTTTAGAAGCATCGATGGATGTTATGGTAGAGACACCGGCAAGATAAAAATAGTAAAAGTACCGAAGATAGACTTTAGTCCATTCCCTGATTTGTGCTGGGATTTGGGCAAGGTTGACTTAAAAGAACTGAGCAAGGTAGTACCCAATGATGGCACATGGTATGCTATCAATGCAACAGGCTTTAAAGATTCGGCGAGCTTCAATCAGGGGTTAAACGGTGGCTTCTTTCAAGGCGATACACTGAACACCTTGCAAACGGCAAAACCGGCCAAAGATGGCAACTTTAAATATAAGCTACGGTACTTCCACAACCTATCGGGTTGTCCCACATTTAGAGATACCAACATAACGATACAAGGATTGCCTGTACCGAAAATAAACACCACACCACTTACAGGCTATGTAAACAATGCACCTTTTGTACAATGCGAGTTGGACGACGACATTGCCTTAACGTCGAACTATCCGGGTAGTGGTGGCAAATGGAGCAGCAAACAATCGGGAGCAGTATCGGGCAGCACCTTTACGGTGGGAAGTGTAACAACACACAACAAACCGTTTTACATCAACTTTGACTATACGAACAGCTTTGGCTGCAAGGGCAAAGACTCGGTGTTGGTAGAGGTGCATGGCAAACAAGAAATCAACCTAAATCCGGACATCGAACTGTGCAGAACAGGAGATGCCATGACGGTTGATATTGCAGCAAGCACCGTAAACGCATCTGATTTTACGTGGTTTTACTATCAACCTAATGGCAAATTTGCGGACGATAAAAATACCACCACCACCTTTACGTTTAGCACCTCGGCAGACTCTACGGAAAAGTTATTGATTATAGCCAACACGGTTGTTCAAAACGGCACAAGTGCAAATGTTTGTCCCACTGTGGAGGAATATCTAAATATCACCATCCACCCAAAACCGAAGGCGGAAATAGTGGCAGATACATTAAACGGCTGTAATCCGGTGGATGTAAACTTTGGGGTGAATATGCTGAACAAAGTAGATGCAACGACAAGCAGCTATGCATGGACTTATGCCGATGGCGGCTTGGACAACATCCAGTCACCCAGCCATCAGTTTACGGATGATGGAGACAATCAAGTAAGTTTAACCATTACCTCGGAGCATAACTGCGATACTACGTTGACGGTGAACGTGGAAGTTTACCCCATACCGGTGGCCTTGTTTGTTCCCGACCCCAACAACAGCACCACGGCAGCATTGCCCAAGTTCCAGTTCAACAACCAATCGTCGGTAGCCAATGTGTTGAACAGTACAATTACCGAAAACATTTGGGATTTTGGAGACTTATCGAGCATTGATGACACTTCCACCCAAAAAAGTCCCTTGTTTTTCTACCCAGCCGATACAGGTTCGTATGACGTAACCCTAACGGTTCGCACCCAATATGGCTGTGAAGATCAGATAACACTTCCGGTAATTATTGGGCCAGATATTTTGGTATTCATACCCAATGCCTTCTCGCCTGATGGTGGTGGGCCATTGCGAAACGATGGATTTAGGGCTCATGTAAACGATGGAGCAAAGCTTTATCACTTGATAATATTTAATCGCTGGGGAGAAAAAATATGGGAGACCACCGATAAAACCCTCGATTGGGATGGCACCTACGGCCTGCCACCAAAAGAGGGCGGCAAAGATGGCTTGCACCAACCCGTTCCAATGGGAGTATATGGCTACCAGCTCGACATTGTAAGCTGGAGCGGCGAAAAGTTCCGATACACAGGAACCGTTACGCTGATTAGGTAATGAGAAAAAGTTGCAACAGAAGCAGTATTTGGATACTGCTTCTGTTGTTTTAAATAAAAATTAAATTAAAAACTATAAGGTAAATTTTACTTGAAAAAGTTTGCTGTCATATCTTTTCTATTTATGTTGGGCATTGTACCAGCACTTGCCTCGCATATTCTTGGCGGCGAAATAACTTATAAGCATAAAGAAAAGAACATCTATGATGTATTTGTTACGATTTATAGAGATTGTGGCGAGTGCAAATTGGCAGGAGCCGGAGGTGGAAGCAGCACGCAAGATTGTGGTAATGTAAAACTCAATCTAAGAAAATCTGGAAGAATGGGGTGTAGTCCAACGGATTTGAAAGAATTCACCCTAACCAGAACGTCAATACAGTCGATTATTCCGATGTGTCAAGGAGCCAGTTCTCTTTGTGAGAGCGATTCAGGGTTTGCAAAGGGTTACGAAGCTCATGTTTTTCAAGCAACGATTGATTTTGATGATTATAGTGAATATGTCGATTGTGGATTTGATTTATTTGTAAAACAGAGTTCGCGAGCCAGTGATATTACCACGATTTATTCTGTAGATGAACAGGCATTTTGTAACTATGCATTTATAAATCCCTCCTACAACCACAATTCCCCAGCACTGTCGCAAAATTTTGATTTGCTCATAAGTGTTAATAAACCAGTTAGAAGTAATGTCTTAGCATTTAATTCGTTAGACGAAGATTCGATAGCCGTCTCGTTTCAAAGTCCTTTAAGAGATTATTCTACTGCCATGACCTATACGGGCAGTTTTTGGGCAGGAAAACCATTGAGTGTTTGGTGCAACGGAAGTTCAACTTGCACGGCCAATAGATTTGCAGAGATTCCAGTAGGCATTTATCTTGGGCAAAACGGTGATGTA
This window contains:
- a CDS encoding sigma-70 family RNA polymerase sigma factor; this encodes MKSDEDLIRACIKENREAQGLLYKKYANKMFAVCMRYCNSREEAEDVLQDGFIKVFDKISKYRGDGSFEGWIRTIMVNTSLRSWDKRAMKFEPGNIDDIAEPAVDEKVLSNIGAKDIMDMLARLPEGYKVVFNLFAIEGYSHKEIGEILNVNESTSRSQYARARQSLIKMLEKVESKAKAS
- a CDS encoding T9SS type A sorting domain-containing protein yields the protein MNRLLLIALFSFGNVALSFAQSDQSIIKAGDFEAIVLANGSCFANKKAEIYNGFSQNLNNHFFRYSAPWMVGVLPDTVRAKISIKATQPQFWPGPIDTLNGEPKDAINWAKTWPISREIVNYHRKHYTEAEYILSDEIKNWPAKHNETNVSAYLAPFIDWNVNGVYDPENGDYPSFIGDQAVYFIANDLYGENLLPNSQKLGVEIQGLIYTYNDPILQNVLFNTYYVINRSSDNYSPFYFGQFLDFELGNSTDNYVATDVNRNLFYGFNGDENDENFFNNNLPQGGVMFLDKELHSSTILIETDSVRGFPQNEKQVYNLAEGMWFNGLSKLNSGNGVSEGSNTRYIYTDEKFSDAHSLDNPGERKGVAFVKFDRLKSHDFVKIEFAFIVGADSISGLEKFLVKSDDVREFFNNKLTVDHFEDNIEVGVYPNPLNLNLVNTLYINALSVDLYDCMGHYIVTLEQVNSAENEFKVPCNESFSSGIYYLNITRKGEKKAWQKLVIVKD
- a CDS encoding gliding motility-associated C-terminal domain-containing protein → MERVVKRQKDIMKRLIYSMLMLFGILFGGFQKANATHVMGADITYKCIDTLKFEIFVKFYRQCAGVPFSNPSSLTKVICTTSGASQGVSLSLVAIRDVTPVCAKTSNPCKPTNTTASQGIEEHFYKGTIDFNQAPYSNLIKNGCCTIRFETGQCCRNSNITTGAANANFYTYATINICKAPCNSSPALTTEPIAYLCCNQPFFYNNGASDTANFDSISYAFANPLSGFNQNISYSGNYTKDYPFEVYYPGSLKPPYKNPNASPPIGISLDPETGDLIFTPIKCDEVTVAVLEMTEWKKNPSTGAMEVIGVTRRDMQFITKTCPDNNPPVIKGDFKRETCEGEQICYTITTEDKVKKPPPPATPPDPDTVTISWNRGIPGASFTVINPTAINQSGRFCWTPPIGSASTIPYTYTVTARDNACPLNAVTVRAFQIIVHPIAEADRIITKLDCGRYAIESEPFPNFRNPAKYTWQLKDTNGVVLFDRKYGYFESSKNFLSSKQKDTILFRKGGTYILQHTINNLPDCPNDYYDTIVVPPLLEVDIALGPDTFVCAGTTLRLQPQTANGYPPITYKWGTGDTTDYIDVEVPNWTSDTSFYVQIKDGNNCTAWDSTIVYLRENPLVFIGPDRRICTYDTIHLVPNDSLAYWDDPRDTSEIRIRQGDTLYKEWYLDGVKISTDSMLVANVKGEYVIRVVDSLGCFWEDTMILHVNDTVKADAGQDQVLCWNDVVVIAAGGLDTAGNAKSGWYVWNDITNPANVKEFSRDDTLKYNIKTTTDYQLQLYVIEDTTRCYDDDTVKITVNPLPTVKMPNDMAVCRDAGVITLNILEDAATKGGAWSVPSKPGLVIKSGTQYQFDTWNAGAIKDTTKRYEVYYRYVHPSTGCVRTDSFEIKVFPLPEVSIRDGYFCQDKGFVNFRDDGTIKLPSKLKLDLGTQQWNCLECGAYDWSKMLYNAETRFGFPANYEIDISENTIDLGSRPSDSIKIEFVFRSIDGCYGRDTGKIKIVKVPKIDFSPFPDLCWDLGKVDLKELSKVVPNDGTWYAINATGFKDSASFNQGLNGGFFQGDTLNTLQTAKPAKDGNFKYKLRYFHNLSGCPTFRDTNITIQGLPVPKINTTPLTGYVNNAPFVQCELDDDIALTSNYPGSGGKWSSKQSGAVSGSTFTVGSVTTHNKPFYINFDYTNSFGCKGKDSVLVEVHGKQEINLNPDIELCRTGDAMTVDIAASTVNASDFTWFYYQPNGKFADDKNTTTTFTFSTSADSTEKLLIIANTVVQNGTSANVCPTVEEYLNITIHPKPKAEIVADTLNGCNPVDVNFGVNMLNKVDATTSSYAWTYADGGLDNIQSPSHQFTDDGDNQVSLTITSEHNCDTTLTVNVEVYPIPVALFVPDPNNSTTAALPKFQFNNQSSVANVLNSTITENIWDFGDLSSIDDTSTQKSPLFFYPADTGSYDVTLTVRTQYGCEDQITLPVIIGPDILVFIPNAFSPDGGGPLRNDGFRAHVNDGAKLYHLIIFNRWGEKIWETTDKTLDWDGTYGLPPKEGGKDGLHQPVPMGVYGYQLDIVSWSGEKFRYTGTVTLIR